In Paenibacillus phoenicis, one genomic interval encodes:
- a CDS encoding undecaprenyl-phosphate glucose phosphotransferase, which yields MIRKNQRFLTQLYILTDFVFIQISFLLAWWVKFESGWIQYEQPLPVEIYAFWSVVYGAIAVIVGILISLYTPKRKKRFADEAWKILQVHVASLFLLLSLMFFFRQVDISRHYLAIYMTFNLLLIMFYRYFLKNALKQLRKKGYNKQFVLILGAGSLGQRFHDNLRQYPELGYEIVGFLDDQKVWERGEAARYKPILGRIDELERILEQKLIDEVVLALPLEAHHRYARIIAVCEKAGVRTLIIPDFFDYLPARPYFDNFAGMPMINVRDIPLDLAGNRVAKRIFDIVFSLLAIIITSPIMLIVAIGVKLTSKGPIIFKQERVGLNRRTFQMYKFRSMRVLPEGVEDTGWTTQNDPRRTKFGAFIRKTSLDELPQFFNVLAGHMSVVGPRPERPYYVDQFKEEIPKYMVKHHVRPGITGWAQTHGLRGDTSIEERIKYDIFYIENWSILLDIKIVLKTVVNGFVNKNAY from the coding sequence ATGATCCGTAAGAACCAACGGTTCTTAACTCAATTATATATTCTGACGGATTTTGTTTTCATCCAAATTTCCTTTCTGCTTGCTTGGTGGGTGAAGTTCGAAAGCGGTTGGATTCAGTACGAGCAGCCGCTTCCCGTGGAAATTTACGCTTTCTGGAGCGTCGTCTATGGTGCGATTGCGGTGATTGTGGGGATCTTAATTTCTTTGTACACCCCGAAACGCAAAAAGCGCTTCGCCGATGAAGCCTGGAAGATCTTGCAGGTTCATGTTGCTAGCTTGTTCCTTCTGCTGAGCTTGATGTTCTTCTTCCGGCAAGTGGACATCTCCCGTCACTATTTGGCGATATACATGACGTTCAATTTGCTCCTGATCATGTTCTATCGGTATTTCTTGAAAAATGCCCTAAAGCAGCTGCGGAAGAAGGGCTACAATAAACAGTTTGTCTTGATTCTTGGAGCCGGATCATTGGGCCAACGCTTCCATGATAATTTGCGGCAATATCCTGAACTTGGCTATGAGATCGTCGGATTTCTAGATGATCAGAAAGTTTGGGAGAGAGGCGAGGCAGCTCGCTATAAACCGATCCTCGGAAGGATCGATGAGTTGGAGCGTATTCTGGAACAGAAGTTGATTGACGAAGTGGTTCTGGCGCTCCCGCTGGAGGCGCATCACCGATATGCTCGAATTATAGCCGTATGTGAAAAAGCCGGCGTAAGAACGTTAATTATCCCGGACTTCTTTGATTATTTGCCGGCCCGGCCCTACTTTGATAACTTTGCGGGAATGCCGATGATTAACGTTAGAGATATTCCGCTGGATTTGGCCGGGAACCGGGTCGCCAAGCGGATATTTGATATCGTCTTTTCGCTGCTGGCGATCATCATCACCTCACCAATTATGTTGATTGTTGCGATTGGCGTCAAACTGACGTCCAAAGGCCCGATCATCTTTAAGCAGGAGCGGGTAGGGCTGAATCGGCGGACATTCCAAATGTACAAGTTCCGTTCCATGCGGGTATTGCCCGAAGGGGTTGAGGACACGGGATGGACGACCCAAAACGATCCGCGTCGCACCAAGTTCGGGGCGTTTATTCGGAAGACGAGCCTTGACGAGCTGCCGCAGTTTTTTAATGTACTGGCCGGGCATATGAGTGTGGTGGGCCCGCGTCCGGAACGGCCTTATTATGTGGATCAGTTTAAGGAGGAAATCCCGAAATACATGGTGAAGCACCATGTCCGGCCGGGCATCACCGGTTGGGCGCAAACCCATGGGCTTCGCGGGGACACATCGATCGAGGAGCGGATTAAATACGATATTTTCTATATTGAGAACTGGTCAATCTTATTGGATATCAAAATCGTACTAAAAACCGTCGTAAATGGTTTCGTCAATAAGAACGCGTACTGA
- a CDS encoding phosphatidylinositol-specific phospholipase C/glycerophosphodiester phosphodiesterase family protein, with translation MKNKLFYNLLLILGIVLLALSWLPETPKSEEDGFRAHRMVAHAMGGIEGLTYTNTYDAFLVNYDQGFRVFEVDLLLSSEGRLVARHEWGESFTRQLGQEDELAADRQGAVLSYAEFKAAKIQGVYEPLDWDDVLELMEQYPDVYIVTDTKQSSPDEIQQIFTQIVDEAKAKDPELLKRVVPQIYNREMLEPVQSIYPFDSVIFTLYQTHDTDDEVVAFAADKHLAAVTMSDTRANAQLIQELNRIGVPSYIHTINDLKTIAKFKRMGAYGFYTDFLTEADLAKNTGMLSLLDGFAW, from the coding sequence ATGAAAAATAAACTTTTCTACAACCTCCTGCTGATCTTGGGCATCGTGCTGCTGGCGCTAAGCTGGCTGCCGGAGACGCCAAAGTCGGAGGAAGATGGCTTTCGAGCCCATCGTATGGTCGCGCACGCTATGGGCGGGATCGAAGGTCTGACGTATACGAACACTTATGACGCCTTTCTCGTAAACTATGATCAAGGCTTCCGCGTGTTTGAAGTCGATTTGCTGCTCAGCAGTGAAGGCAGACTCGTGGCGCGTCATGAGTGGGGAGAGAGCTTCACCCGGCAATTAGGGCAGGAGGACGAGTTGGCAGCGGATCGACAAGGTGCGGTTCTGAGCTACGCCGAGTTTAAGGCGGCGAAAATTCAAGGTGTGTACGAGCCGTTGGATTGGGACGATGTGCTGGAGTTGATGGAGCAGTACCCGGATGTGTATATCGTCACCGACACAAAGCAGTCTAGCCCGGACGAAATCCAGCAGATCTTCACCCAGATTGTCGATGAGGCCAAGGCGAAGGACCCAGAGCTCCTGAAGCGCGTGGTGCCGCAAATTTACAACCGGGAGATGTTGGAGCCTGTCCAATCGATCTATCCGTTTGACTCGGTGATTTTTACGTTATACCAAACACATGATACAGACGATGAAGTGGTGGCTTTTGCAGCGGACAAGCATCTCGCAGCCGTCACCATGTCGGATACGCGGGCGAACGCGCAGTTGATCCAGGAGCTCAACCGGATTGGCGTGCCCTCTTACATCCATACGATCAACGACCTGAAGACCATCGCCAAGTTCAAAAGGATGGGGGCTTACGGCTTCTACACCGACTTTTTGACGGAGGCGGATTTGGCGAAAAACACGGGAATGCTGTCCTTGTTAGACGGGTTTGCCTGGTAA
- a CDS encoding glycosyltransferase family 2 protein, with translation MNPSVTIQIVTYNSANDIAECLEGVRQQSYPIKEIIVIDNASKDGTVERVRAYIEQTHASNIHLVVNPTNTGFAPAHNQGICMTQSDYVLVLNPDVQLGTEYVERLVGIMEQRPEVGSATGLLILKSSPDVVDSTGIVMNGIWRAFDRGAGGSASQWRESGEVFGVSGAAAMYRRAMIDELSIDGEFFDADFFAYKEDVDVAWRANLLGWKAYYCAEAVATHERGWKKGSRHTQPLFIRQYSYINRYKMIYKNLSGYRWIQHLPKLLAYELASNGYMLLREPKVLGAWKDFFDKLPELREKRREIQRRKSK, from the coding sequence ATGAATCCATCTGTCACCATTCAGATCGTCACCTACAATAGCGCCAATGATATCGCGGAGTGCCTGGAGGGCGTTCGGCAGCAATCCTATCCGATTAAGGAAATTATCGTTATCGATAATGCGTCCAAAGACGGGACGGTGGAGCGGGTACGAGCCTATATAGAGCAGACCCATGCGAGCAACATACACTTGGTTGTAAATCCAACAAACACCGGATTCGCTCCAGCCCACAATCAGGGGATCTGCATGACGCAAAGTGATTATGTGTTGGTGTTGAATCCGGACGTACAGCTTGGAACCGAATATGTCGAGCGTCTTGTGGGGATCATGGAGCAACGTCCAGAGGTGGGCAGTGCCACGGGGTTGCTTATCCTAAAGTCGTCCCCGGATGTCGTGGACAGTACCGGTATAGTAATGAACGGGATATGGCGTGCATTTGACCGTGGGGCGGGGGGATCGGCAAGTCAATGGAGAGAATCCGGTGAAGTATTTGGCGTATCCGGTGCTGCGGCCATGTACAGACGCGCGATGATCGATGAGCTATCGATTGATGGCGAGTTTTTTGATGCGGATTTTTTTGCTTACAAAGAGGATGTTGATGTAGCTTGGCGGGCAAATTTGCTTGGCTGGAAAGCCTATTATTGCGCGGAGGCCGTAGCGACCCATGAGAGAGGTTGGAAGAAGGGGAGCCGTCATACGCAGCCTTTGTTCATTCGCCAATATTCTTACATCAACCGATATAAAATGATTTATAAGAATCTATCGGGATATCGTTGGATTCAACATCTGCCGAAGCTACTTGCCTACGAACTGGCGAGTAATGGGTATATGCTATTAAGAGAACCTAAGGTCCTTGGGGCCTGGAAGGACTTTTTTGATAAATTGCCAGAATTGAGGGAGAAACGACGGGAGATACAGCGCAGAAAATCAAAATAA
- the rfbC gene encoding dTDP-4-dehydrorhamnose 3,5-epimerase, which yields MKLTPLKLEGVFLLEPVVHGDHRGFFMESYNKAVLKQLGINYHFVQDNQSLSSEVGVLRGLHYQLNPKAQAKLVRVLTGAIYDVVLDIRRSSPTFGQWIGVTLSEANKRQLLVPKGFAHGFCTLEPNTQVFYKVDEYYSPEHDRGILWNDPALKINWPVSEPLLSDKDRRHPTFAEAEMNFD from the coding sequence ATGAAATTAACCCCATTAAAATTGGAAGGGGTTTTCTTGCTTGAACCGGTGGTACATGGAGATCACCGGGGTTTTTTTATGGAGAGTTATAATAAAGCTGTATTGAAGCAACTGGGGATTAACTATCATTTTGTCCAAGATAATCAATCCTTGTCTTCAGAAGTAGGTGTCCTGAGGGGATTACATTATCAACTGAATCCGAAGGCGCAAGCCAAACTGGTCCGCGTCCTGACAGGTGCCATCTATGATGTGGTATTAGATATCCGCAGGTCCTCACCAACTTTTGGTCAGTGGATTGGGGTTACTTTAAGTGAAGCAAACAAGCGTCAGCTCTTAGTGCCTAAAGGCTTTGCTCATGGGTTTTGCACCCTTGAACCGAACACCCAAGTTTTCTATAAAGTAGACGAATATTATTCTCCGGAACATGATCGCGGCATACTATGGAATGATCCAGCTTTAAAGATTAATTGGCCGGTCAGTGAACCGTTGCTTTCGGACAAAGACCGGAGGCATCCAACATTTGCGGAGGCTGAAATGAATTTCGATTAG
- a CDS encoding sugar phosphate nucleotidyltransferase, whose protein sequence is MKAIILAGGTGSRLYPLTKVTNKHLLPVGKYPMVFHAVYKLKQAGLTDILLITGKEHMGDVVSLLGSGSEMGVSFTYKVQDEAGGIAQALGLAEQFVGNDQMVVILGDNVFADEITPYVEHFKNQQTGAKILIQKVPDPSRFGVPELEGNRIISIEEKPRIPKSSYAVTGIYMYDHKVFEIIRSLKPSARGELEITDVNNAYIKRGELTFDVLQGWWTDAGTHSSLARANELAKDLVYGEEFGQLKL, encoded by the coding sequence TTGAAAGCTATCATCCTAGCCGGTGGCACCGGCTCCCGTCTTTATCCCTTAACCAAAGTCACTAACAAACATCTGCTGCCCGTAGGGAAATATCCTATGGTTTTTCACGCTGTGTATAAACTCAAACAAGCAGGACTTACCGACATCCTCCTCATTACCGGGAAGGAACACATGGGTGACGTTGTGAGTTTACTCGGCAGCGGGAGTGAGATGGGGGTTTCCTTTACTTATAAAGTGCAGGATGAAGCCGGGGGAATTGCGCAAGCTCTTGGCTTGGCTGAACAGTTTGTAGGAAACGATCAAATGGTCGTTATACTCGGTGACAATGTGTTTGCTGATGAAATCACACCATATGTTGAACACTTTAAAAATCAGCAGACTGGAGCTAAAATATTGATTCAGAAGGTTCCAGATCCTAGCCGGTTTGGCGTTCCTGAACTTGAAGGGAATCGTATCATCTCCATCGAAGAAAAGCCTCGGATACCCAAATCCAGTTACGCAGTGACCGGAATATATATGTATGATCATAAAGTTTTTGAAATCATTCGCAGCCTAAAGCCGTCTGCACGGGGCGAATTGGAGATCACGGATGTCAATAACGCATATATTAAACGAGGGGAACTCACCTTTGATGTGTTGCAAGGCTGGTGGACGGATGCAGGGACGCATTCGTCATTGGCTAGAGCTAATGAATTGGCTAAGGATTTAGTATATGGTGAGGAATTTGGGCAACTCAAGCTTTGA
- the pcrB gene encoding heptaprenylglyceryl phosphate synthase has translation MKQMISGWRHVFKLDPDRQLDDRSLEAVCLSGTDAVMIGGSSGVTYENTVDLLSRVRRFEVPCVLEISDLEAVVPGFDLYMIPIVLNAGHQDWIIGQHAKAIEQYGYLIPWELLVPEGYLVLNPEATVAKVTEAQALLEPASARSYAQVADRLLQLPIVYLEYSGQTGDFELVADVRRTLDQARLFYGGGIVDAEIARCAAAVSDTVVVGNAVYDNLERALETVAAVKDTAKK, from the coding sequence TTGAAGCAGATGATATCTGGCTGGCGGCATGTGTTTAAGCTGGATCCCGACCGTCAGCTGGACGATCGGTCACTGGAAGCGGTGTGTCTGTCAGGGACAGACGCCGTGATGATCGGCGGATCGAGCGGGGTGACCTATGAGAATACGGTGGACCTGCTGTCTCGCGTACGCCGTTTTGAGGTTCCTTGCGTGTTGGAGATCTCCGATCTTGAGGCGGTGGTGCCGGGATTTGATCTCTATATGATTCCGATCGTACTGAACGCAGGACATCAAGATTGGATCATCGGGCAGCATGCCAAGGCGATCGAGCAGTACGGATACCTGATCCCTTGGGAACTGCTCGTGCCGGAGGGGTATCTCGTGCTCAATCCGGAGGCAACGGTCGCTAAGGTAACGGAGGCGCAAGCCCTGTTGGAGCCGGCGTCAGCCCGGTCATATGCCCAAGTGGCTGATCGTTTGCTTCAGCTTCCGATTGTCTATTTGGAATACAGCGGGCAGACCGGAGATTTTGAGTTGGTAGCGGACGTACGGCGAACCTTAGATCAAGCCCGTCTATTTTATGGCGGCGGGATCGTGGATGCCGAAATTGCGCGCTGCGCAGCTGCTGTGAGCGATACGGTGGTTGTAGGCAACGCGGTGTACGATAACCTGGAGCGGGCGCTGGAAACGGTAGCGGCGGTGAAGGATACCGCTAAGAAATAA
- a CDS encoding glycosyltransferase family 2 protein, which translates to MSSHEITFSVIVPTYGRPAHLRNLLDCLCLNSFRNFEVVVIDQSEIPTNVTEYKNKLNLNYHHVSFRGAALARNYGAKQAVGKILAFIDDDCIPSRRWLEEAYICFQDKDIVGLEGRISPGKYKNNRKNYRIVSNIGREGLAFMTANLFVFRDHFIRINGFDERFNNPHFREDTDLGWRLQDLGNVMFSDKVKVIHPIEIINSNQNRVHFFVHDPLLFKKKPEKYIELFLIERHYIHTCGFWDYFLKGFERHGIDYNLIKKLLSCRSLNLGYVPLHKLLPLIDSSNNLASASKQQL; encoded by the coding sequence ATGTCAAGCCATGAAATTACATTTTCAGTTATAGTACCAACGTACGGACGTCCTGCTCACCTTAGGAATTTATTGGATTGTCTTTGCTTAAATAGTTTTAGGAATTTTGAAGTTGTCGTAATTGATCAATCGGAAATACCAACTAATGTAACTGAATATAAGAATAAGCTAAATCTCAATTACCATCATGTTTCATTTCGAGGAGCTGCTTTGGCACGAAATTATGGTGCTAAGCAAGCGGTTGGAAAAATTTTAGCTTTTATTGATGATGATTGTATACCTAGTAGAAGATGGTTGGAAGAGGCCTATATTTGTTTTCAAGATAAGGATATAGTTGGATTGGAAGGGAGAATATCTCCTGGTAAATATAAAAATAACCGAAAAAATTATAGGATTGTTTCTAATATTGGTAGAGAGGGTTTAGCATTTATGACTGCTAACCTTTTTGTTTTTCGAGATCATTTCATAAGAATAAATGGCTTTGATGAGAGATTTAATAATCCTCATTTTCGTGAGGACACAGATCTGGGTTGGAGATTGCAGGATTTGGGAAATGTTATGTTTTCAGATAAAGTCAAGGTAATTCATCCAATTGAAATAATTAATTCTAATCAAAATCGGGTACACTTTTTTGTTCACGATCCATTACTCTTCAAAAAAAAACCAGAAAAATATATAGAACTATTTCTTATTGAGAGACATTATATTCACACCTGTGGCTTTTGGGATTATTTTCTCAAAGGATTTGAACGACATGGAATTGATTATAATCTAATAAAAAAGCTATTATCGTGTAGGTCACTTAATTTAGGATATGTTCCCTTGCACAAATTGCTTCCGCTGATTGATTCTAGTAATAATTTGGCGTCCGCGTCGAAGCAACAATTATGA
- the rfbB gene encoding dTDP-glucose 4,6-dehydratase: MKLLVTGGAGFIGSNFVLYMLKQHPNYQILNVDALTYAGNLENLKSVEGNPNHTFIKADITEAKAMDALIGQGVDVIVNFAAESHVDRSILEPDIFVKTNVLGTQVLLDAAQKHGVGKYVQVSTDEVYGSLGETGLFTEETPLAPNSPYSASKAGGDLLVRAYHETFGLPVNITRCSNNYGPYQFPEKLIPLMISKALSDEPLPVYGDGLNIRDWLYVEDHCSAIDLVIHHGRDGEIYNIGGNNERTNLHIVRTILEQLGKPESLIKHVQDRPGHDRRYGIDPTKIMKELGWKPKHSFETGIKETIRWYLDNKEWWTRIQTGVYQEYYAKQYGNRLGDPS, translated from the coding sequence ATGAAACTTCTCGTTACAGGCGGTGCCGGCTTCATCGGCAGCAACTTTGTGCTATACATGCTGAAGCAGCATCCGAACTATCAGATTCTCAATGTGGATGCACTTACTTACGCCGGAAACCTGGAAAACTTGAAGTCGGTGGAAGGCAATCCCAATCATACGTTTATTAAAGCGGACATTACGGAAGCTAAGGCCATGGATGCTTTAATTGGTCAAGGCGTTGATGTCATTGTTAACTTTGCGGCGGAATCGCATGTAGATCGCAGTATATTGGAACCGGATATTTTTGTGAAGACCAATGTGTTGGGGACTCAGGTGTTGTTGGATGCTGCCCAAAAGCATGGGGTAGGGAAATATGTTCAAGTATCTACCGATGAGGTCTATGGTTCGCTGGGGGAAACCGGGCTGTTTACGGAGGAGACTCCGCTGGCACCCAATAGTCCTTATTCCGCCAGCAAAGCGGGTGGAGATTTATTGGTACGTGCATATCATGAAACCTTTGGGCTTCCGGTGAACATCACACGTTGTTCCAATAACTACGGGCCGTATCAATTCCCCGAAAAGCTGATTCCATTGATGATCTCTAAAGCATTATCTGATGAGCCGCTGCCCGTTTATGGCGACGGATTAAATATTCGTGACTGGCTCTACGTTGAGGATCACTGCAGTGCGATCGATCTAGTAATTCATCACGGACGTGACGGTGAAATTTATAATATAGGCGGAAATAATGAGCGAACCAATTTGCATATTGTGCGTACGATTTTGGAGCAGCTCGGCAAGCCGGAATCGTTGATCAAGCATGTGCAGGATCGTCCTGGACATGATCGCCGCTATGGTATCGATCCAACCAAAATCATGAAGGAACTGGGTTGGAAGCCAAAGCACTCGTTTGAAACCGGAATAAAGGAAACCATTCGTTGGTATCTGGACAACAAGGAATGGTGGACCCGAATTCAAACAGGGGTCTACCAAGAGTACTATGCCAAACAGTATGGTAATCGTTTGGGTGATCCATCATGA
- a CDS encoding glycosyltransferase family 2 protein, translating to MDLSILIVNYNTRQLTLDCLRSVYDSETVYSYEVIVVDNASRDGSVEAIRAEYPEVVLIANQENTGFAKANNQGMAIAQGRYVLLLNSDTVVQPDTFQIMVSYMDEHPELGASGCKVILPDGSLDKACRRGFPTPSASFYYAFGFSKLFSDNPRFNQYQLGYMDPNETYSVDCLVGAFMLVRQETIRQVGGLDETFFMYGEDVDWCYRIKQAGWGIHYHPATYIVHYKGASSRRKPFKIIYEFHRAMWVFHRKHYLRNYSWVTNAAVYCGISLKFLLSLAKNKLLPVGTRTPSGANQPESAEVKVEVRS from the coding sequence ATGGATTTAAGTATATTGATCGTCAATTATAATACGCGCCAGCTGACGTTGGACTGTCTGCGGTCGGTATACGACTCCGAGACGGTCTATTCGTATGAAGTCATTGTGGTGGACAATGCTTCGAGGGATGGTTCCGTGGAGGCAATTCGAGCCGAGTATCCGGAAGTGGTGCTGATCGCGAATCAGGAGAACACGGGATTTGCCAAAGCGAACAATCAAGGGATGGCGATCGCGCAGGGACGCTATGTTCTCCTCTTGAATTCAGACACCGTAGTGCAGCCCGATACGTTTCAGATTATGGTTTCCTATATGGATGAACACCCAGAGCTCGGGGCATCAGGGTGCAAAGTCATCCTGCCGGACGGTTCGCTGGATAAAGCGTGCAGAAGGGGCTTTCCTACGCCCTCCGCGTCTTTTTACTATGCTTTCGGATTCTCGAAGCTCTTCTCGGACAATCCGCGGTTTAACCAGTATCAGCTCGGGTATATGGATCCGAACGAGACGTATTCGGTCGACTGCCTTGTTGGCGCCTTTATGCTGGTGAGACAGGAGACGATTCGTCAGGTTGGCGGTTTGGACGAAACCTTTTTTATGTACGGAGAAGATGTGGATTGGTGCTATCGCATCAAGCAAGCGGGTTGGGGGATACATTATCATCCTGCTACATACATTGTTCACTATAAGGGAGCTAGCAGCCGGCGTAAGCCTTTCAAGATCATCTATGAATTTCACCGCGCGATGTGGGTTTTTCATAGGAAGCATTATCTTCGCAACTACTCTTGGGTAACGAATGCAGCCGTGTACTGTGGTATTTCACTAAAGTTCCTCTTATCTCTAGCAAAAAACAAATTACTCCCGGTAGGCACGAGAACTCCATCGGGCGCAAACCAGCCGGAGTCGGCGGAAGTCAAAGTGGAGGTGAGATCATGA
- the rfbD gene encoding dTDP-4-dehydrorhamnose reductase — MRVLVTGAKGQLGHDVVHLFENAGHLVLPCDRDSLDITDDAMCLERVQQFKPDAIIHCAAYTAVDQAETDVDAAYAVNAVGTRNMVLAAERVKAKFCYISTDYVFDGTTVSPYQEYDNTNPQSVYGKSKRAGETLVQSLSSAFFIVRTSWVYGLHGQNFVKTMLKLGQEKPILNVVNDQKGSPTYTIDLATFLLELIQTEKYGIYHASNTGECTWFEFAQAIFEEASDVLGQAFAVRVVPCTTKDFPRPAPRPRNSVIDHLSIRTNGFQDLRPWRDALRAFLIELKANQDT, encoded by the coding sequence ATGAGAGTGCTTGTAACCGGAGCAAAAGGTCAGCTGGGCCATGATGTCGTGCATCTTTTTGAGAATGCAGGGCATCTTGTGTTGCCATGCGATCGGGACTCGTTGGATATAACAGATGATGCGATGTGTCTGGAACGTGTGCAACAGTTTAAGCCCGATGCGATCATCCACTGTGCAGCTTACACAGCGGTCGATCAGGCGGAAACCGATGTCGATGCGGCGTATGCCGTGAATGCCGTAGGAACGCGCAACATGGTGTTGGCGGCTGAGCGAGTGAAGGCGAAGTTTTGCTACATTAGTACGGATTATGTTTTCGATGGAACCACTGTTTCGCCTTACCAAGAGTACGATAATACAAATCCCCAGAGTGTCTATGGGAAGTCAAAACGAGCTGGAGAAACATTGGTTCAAAGCCTATCTTCCGCATTTTTTATTGTTCGGACATCCTGGGTATACGGTTTACATGGGCAAAATTTTGTGAAGACGATGCTGAAACTGGGGCAGGAAAAGCCGATACTTAACGTTGTAAACGATCAAAAGGGGTCGCCTACCTACACGATTGATTTAGCAACATTTCTGTTGGAATTGATTCAAACCGAGAAATATGGCATCTATCACGCTTCAAATACAGGGGAGTGTACATGGTTTGAGTTTGCGCAGGCTATCTTTGAAGAAGCTTCTGATGTACTTGGGCAAGCTTTTGCGGTACGAGTGGTGCCGTGCACAACCAAAGACTTTCCGCGCCCAGCTCCGCGCCCTCGAAACTCGGTGATCGATCACTTGTCCATTCGCACAAATGGATTTCAGGATTTGCGGCCATGGAGAGATGCACTTAGAGCTTTTTTGATTGAACTAAAAGCTAACCAGGATACATAA
- a CDS encoding acyltransferase, giving the protein MERKTKLEEIEALRGIAFLAVVLQHAIAGLFVQPDMSPLSVSLGTTFLGLIRFAVPLFVFITGVVLFYNYDRSFQYGRFLKRRGQQVVLPYLFWTVFYYIWVSLRSGDAVFSHWKDLLHVLELALTGKASYHLWFMVMIIPFYLLFPVFRLFLSGKRPAPMNLAVTLAFLAANLFLLEALAKGVFQSDQPILNTLYRFLDRNFLFWTFYFVLGGWVGLYYERWKKAVRSLWGISLALTVLFLIYIGTKIAAINQGAAAGDYLASANVTGPLKPLMLLATLAMLPFLFYAVQRLLTRPTKAGLTLSLIGNYSFGAYLVHAFILRYTNLLALNYLGSLGVYAQTLISFILCASVSVGLCIGYRKMRDRWRKVQVGADRGMAG; this is encoded by the coding sequence ATGGAGAGAAAGACAAAACTGGAAGAGATTGAAGCGCTTCGCGGGATCGCCTTCTTAGCGGTCGTGCTGCAGCACGCCATTGCCGGCTTGTTTGTTCAACCCGACATGTCGCCGTTATCCGTCAGCTTGGGGACAACCTTTCTGGGATTGATTCGGTTCGCTGTACCGCTCTTTGTGTTTATCACCGGCGTGGTGTTGTTTTATAATTACGACCGATCCTTTCAATATGGACGTTTCTTAAAAAGAAGAGGGCAGCAGGTCGTCCTTCCCTATCTGTTTTGGACGGTCTTCTACTATATATGGGTGAGTCTTCGCAGCGGAGATGCCGTTTTCAGCCATTGGAAGGACCTTCTTCATGTGCTGGAGCTGGCTCTGACGGGAAAAGCCTCGTATCACTTGTGGTTTATGGTCATGATTATCCCGTTTTATCTGCTGTTTCCCGTGTTCCGCCTGTTTCTGTCCGGTAAGCGGCCGGCTCCGATGAACCTGGCTGTAACTTTAGCGTTCCTGGCAGCCAACTTGTTCTTGCTGGAGGCGCTGGCGAAGGGCGTTTTTCAATCGGATCAACCTATCTTGAACACCCTCTATCGCTTCTTGGACCGAAACTTTCTGTTCTGGACGTTTTATTTCGTACTAGGCGGATGGGTCGGCTTGTACTATGAACGTTGGAAAAAAGCCGTACGCTCCCTCTGGGGCATCAGCCTTGCGCTTACTGTACTTTTCTTGATCTATATAGGAACCAAAATAGCCGCCATCAACCAAGGCGCGGCAGCTGGCGACTACCTGGCTAGTGCCAACGTTACAGGGCCGCTTAAGCCGCTGATGCTGTTGGCCACGCTCGCGATGCTTCCGTTTCTTTTTTATGCGGTACAGCGTCTACTTACCCGGCCCACCAAGGCGGGGCTAACGTTAAGCCTCATCGGTAACTACTCCTTTGGCGCCTATCTGGTGCATGCCTTTATTCTGCGATATACGAACCTGCTGGCCTTAAATTATCTCGGCAGCCTAGGCGTATACGCCCAAACCCTTATTTCATTTATCCTGTGCGCCAGCGTCAGCGTAGGATTGTGCATCGGTTACCGAAAAATGAGAGATCGTTGGCGGAAGGTGCAAGTTGGTGCGGATCGAGGGATGGCAGGGTGA